One Brassica oleracea var. oleracea cultivar TO1000 chromosome C7, BOL, whole genome shotgun sequence genomic window carries:
- the LOC106302351 gene encoding uncharacterized mitochondrial protein AtMg00310-like, whose protein sequence is MIKSVVAAIPTFPMSFYLLPKGLCKKISSATSNFWWGSGPTSKGMHWISWDKLCLSKKDGGNGFRLLEEFNIALLAKQLWRLEHNPNSLLTRVLKGRYFRNSHLFKAPKASRQSYGWRSIMAAKDLVTKGLRRTIGTGEDALVWHDSWIPDETARPPTITHDYDTNLRVSDLIDPVKKSGTFLNSGICSTPMTYRWFEA, encoded by the coding sequence ATGATCAAATCTGTAGTAGCAGCCATTCCGACATTCCCAATGTCGTTCTACCTCCTCCCTAAAGGACTATGTAAAAAGATATCTAGTGCGACATCTAATTTTTGGTGGGGCTCTGGCCCAACCTCAAAAGGTATGCATTGGATATCATGGGACAAACTCTGCCTCTCCAAGAAGGATGGAGGGAATGGGTTCCGATTGCTCGAAGAATTTAATATAGCTTTATTAGCTAAACAACTTTGGCGATTGGAACACAACCCAAATTCTTTACTTACAAGAGTCCTTAAAGGGAGGTATTTTCGAAATTCACATCTTTTCAAAGCACCAAAAGCTTCAAGACAATCCTATGGTTGGAGAAGCATTATGGCTGCAAAAGATCTTGTCACTAAAGGTCTTAGACGAACAATAGGAACAGGGGAAGATGCACTGGTTTGGCATGACTCGTGGATACCGGATGAGACCGCCAGGCCTCCTACGATAACACATGATTATGATACGAACTTGAGAGTGTCTGACCTAATCGATCCTGTGAAAAAGAGTGGAACATTCCTAAACTCAGGAATTTGCTCCACCCCAATGACATACCGTTGGTTCGAAGCTTAA